A single genomic interval of Fibrobacter sp. UWT2 harbors:
- a CDS encoding FG-GAP-like repeat-containing protein — protein MAMKLNAKIFALVFGLFCCAPLFAADTLQVYAIRVQFEEEKPDNSLTTGTGLFDSDRSKKGDYKLDPSGMRNSVSYWKKHFDFVNAYFNKASNGKVVIDAHIFPKSSSAYKLKKQIIDYNRTSKMKGEKTAEFDEARSRDYLRFVYDAVMAAHESGESPFSEPLSKNPNTKRAYMIIHAGASRLVDGGSMGTRGADTPGDFMDVYIEKDYWQYLPDTLDGTIVRKVGKNSAGKDSTVVEGLSLEGATIDTLQSIMVTSETASQDGLNWGVNGILVNQIARELGLPNTYDVVKGISRLGYYDVMDFAGYNAGNGFLPSMPAAWERAYMGWSAVKEVRPVAGKPVTVEISAAGTGSGTEIVKVPLSASEYLLIENRQRSWNKDGEVSVSLGEADESSDTIVKTVPVDSLNLVFEDSVGCEKKCKSNSKKASGIIVDVSSFDAGIPASGIVVWRVNDWYLRETLEYGIANFWGGDTLRDHQFGIAMVEADGILSIGKTFKNALGEDTYDYGSGTDLLPHLRKPDKDSKQKFDTVKTIGSTGYANTKTTQGGYTGIKISVNVPKDARIEKTSNSFMGDSVVNFGAQKISVTISIDDGSIDGSQFPRDIGLASAVRGAVFVDDPENDGEKLLVVGAMDGTLQVFNALGDTLFPADTVIKQKTLTRNSVEREVPLYRVGASYGPLVGMASDGKDVYSLHTNKLVKTSFVGGMPTQEAIAIDSALAGPVIVDGNVYYTTTKGPFAYNMKDGKATVQLEKGAYGGLYNITDLAYCGTEDGKPAFAYYAALDGSVYLRGIGVKLNSRSDEKFRIACTDLNRDGREEMIAVGSRGTVMTLKWSKNYKRGAGGTSGLKDETSGIAIGDINGDGYPEIVFLGDNLVYALDRSGLPIAGFPVKISRGAPVYGFFSDPILVDVNGDDTPEILVPSSEGLVYAVTGNGKLLTDGFPMAAGSYEDMDSTNVIQPMSIFVANAVSDKKSAGPELYALHRNNLTAFRLRNAKTDAASSNAAWLLPAGGNERTGYFDASKLGDVKKVSAKDEISEFFMFPNPVRGGVAKARFEIGAAAKNATLELYDITGLCVFKAKMSDVKQGRNQFEKLDLKHLGSDVYTARLKVKFESGKTKQKLYRVGVVK, from the coding sequence ATGGCTATGAAGTTGAATGCTAAGATTTTTGCATTGGTTTTTGGGCTATTCTGTTGTGCCCCGTTATTTGCGGCAGACACGTTGCAGGTGTATGCGATTCGCGTGCAGTTTGAGGAAGAAAAGCCGGACAATAGTTTGACGACTGGAACAGGTCTGTTTGATTCTGACAGGTCGAAAAAGGGGGACTACAAGTTGGACCCTTCGGGCATGCGCAACAGCGTGTCTTACTGGAAAAAGCATTTTGATTTTGTGAACGCTTATTTTAACAAGGCAAGTAACGGGAAAGTGGTGATTGATGCGCATATTTTCCCGAAGTCCTCGAGTGCCTATAAGCTTAAAAAGCAGATTATTGACTATAACCGCACAAGCAAGATGAAAGGCGAAAAGACGGCGGAGTTTGATGAAGCCCGCAGTCGCGATTATTTGCGCTTTGTTTATGATGCGGTGATGGCGGCCCATGAATCGGGTGAGTCGCCTTTTAGTGAACCGCTGTCGAAAAATCCGAATACGAAACGCGCCTATATGATCATTCACGCAGGTGCGAGCCGCCTTGTTGATGGCGGTAGCATGGGTACCCGCGGCGCTGATACGCCGGGTGACTTCATGGATGTTTATATCGAGAAGGATTATTGGCAGTATCTGCCGGATACCCTTGATGGTACGATCGTTCGCAAGGTGGGCAAGAATTCTGCGGGCAAGGATTCTACGGTTGTGGAAGGTCTCTCGCTGGAAGGTGCCACCATCGATACGCTGCAGTCGATTATGGTCACTAGCGAAACCGCTTCGCAGGATGGCTTGAATTGGGGCGTGAACGGTATTCTGGTGAATCAGATTGCCCGCGAACTCGGACTCCCGAACACCTATGATGTGGTGAAGGGAATTAGCCGCTTGGGTTATTACGATGTAATGGATTTTGCGGGCTACAATGCGGGTAATGGTTTCTTGCCTTCGATGCCTGCGGCGTGGGAACGAGCCTACATGGGCTGGAGCGCCGTGAAGGAAGTGCGCCCTGTGGCTGGCAAACCTGTGACGGTTGAAATTTCGGCGGCGGGAACCGGCAGTGGAACGGAAATTGTGAAGGTCCCGCTCTCCGCCAGTGAATATTTGCTGATCGAAAACCGCCAACGTAGTTGGAATAAGGACGGCGAGGTGAGCGTGTCGCTCGGTGAAGCCGACGAAAGTTCCGATACCATTGTCAAGACGGTTCCAGTAGACAGCTTGAACCTGGTGTTTGAAGATAGTGTCGGCTGCGAAAAGAAATGCAAGTCGAATAGTAAAAAGGCGTCGGGCATTATTGTGGACGTGAGCAGCTTTGATGCGGGAATTCCTGCTAGCGGCATTGTCGTGTGGCGCGTGAATGACTGGTACTTGCGCGAAACCCTGGAATACGGTATTGCAAACTTCTGGGGTGGTGACACTTTGCGAGACCACCAGTTCGGTATCGCGATGGTGGAAGCCGACGGCATCTTGAGTATCGGCAAGACGTTCAAGAATGCGCTTGGCGAAGATACTTACGATTACGGTTCGGGTACAGACTTGTTGCCGCACTTGCGCAAGCCCGACAAGGATTCCAAGCAGAAGTTCGATACGGTCAAGACGATCGGTTCTACCGGTTATGCGAATACTAAGACGACTCAGGGCGGCTATACCGGTATTAAGATTTCGGTGAATGTGCCGAAGGATGCCCGCATCGAAAAGACATCGAATTCGTTCATGGGCGATAGCGTGGTGAATTTTGGTGCGCAAAAGATTAGCGTGACCATCAGCATTGATGACGGAAGCATTGATGGCTCCCAGTTCCCGCGCGATATTGGCCTTGCTTCTGCGGTGCGTGGCGCCGTGTTCGTGGATGACCCTGAAAACGATGGCGAAAAGCTTTTGGTGGTGGGCGCCATGGATGGAACGCTGCAGGTGTTCAATGCCTTGGGCGATACACTGTTCCCGGCGGATACGGTCATCAAGCAGAAGACTTTGACCCGCAACAGCGTCGAACGCGAGGTGCCTCTGTACCGTGTGGGTGCAAGTTACGGTCCGTTGGTAGGCATGGCGAGCGACGGCAAGGATGTGTATAGTCTGCATACGAATAAGCTTGTGAAGACGAGCTTTGTGGGCGGAATGCCGACGCAAGAAGCGATTGCTATTGATTCTGCCTTGGCTGGACCCGTTATTGTTGACGGAAACGTTTACTACACGACGACAAAAGGACCCTTTGCTTATAATATGAAAGACGGTAAGGCTACTGTTCAACTTGAAAAAGGTGCGTACGGCGGTCTTTATAATATTACCGATTTGGCTTACTGTGGAACCGAAGATGGTAAGCCTGCCTTTGCTTATTATGCGGCTTTGGATGGCTCGGTGTATTTACGTGGAATCGGAGTGAAATTGAATAGTCGCAGCGATGAAAAATTCCGCATTGCCTGTACCGATTTGAATCGTGACGGCAGGGAAGAAATGATCGCAGTCGGCAGTCGCGGAACAGTGATGACCTTGAAATGGAGTAAAAACTACAAGCGCGGCGCTGGTGGCACGAGTGGCTTGAAGGATGAAACCTCCGGCATTGCTATCGGTGACATTAACGGTGACGGCTATCCTGAAATCGTGTTCCTCGGTGACAACCTGGTGTACGCTCTTGACCGTTCGGGACTTCCGATTGCCGGTTTCCCGGTGAAGATTAGTCGCGGTGCACCTGTTTACGGATTCTTTAGCGACCCGATTCTCGTAGACGTCAATGGCGATGACACTCCTGAAATTCTGGTGCCGAGTAGCGAAGGCTTGGTGTATGCCGTTACGGGCAATGGTAAACTCTTGACCGACGGTTTCCCGATGGCGGCAGGCAGCTACGAAGACATGGATTCAACAAACGTGATTCAGCCGATGAGCATCTTTGTGGCGAACGCCGTGTCTGACAAGAAGTCTGCTGGTCCGGAACTTTACGCCTTGCATCGCAATAACCTGACTGCATTCCGCCTGCGCAATGCAAAAACCGATGCTGCCTCCTCTAATGCGGCATGGCTGCTCCCGGCCGGAGGCAACGAACGTACGGGCTACTTCGATGCTTCTAAGCTGGGTGACGTGAAGAAGGTATCTGCAAAGGATGAGATTTCGGAGTTCTTTATGTTCCCGAATCCGGTTCGCGGCGGTGTCGCCAAGGCTCGCTTTGAAATCGGTGCGGCAGCGAAGAATGCAACACTTGAACTCTACGACATTACGGGCCTTTGCGTATTCAAGGCCAAGATGAGTGACGTGAAACAGGGACGCAATCAGTTTGAAAAACTGGACCTGAAGCACCTTGGTTCTGACGTTTACACGGCTCGCCTTAAGGTTAAGTTTGAAAGCGGCAAGACCAAGCAGAAACTCTACCGCGTCGGTGTGGTGAAGTAA
- a CDS encoding adenylosuccinate synthase, with amino-acid sequence MANRVVIGSQWGDEGKAKVVDFLTLDADYIVRFQGGANAGHTVEVGDKKFVFHLIPSGIMHEDKICVIGNGVVLDPVQTLAEIADLHTKGINPEGRLFIADNAHVVLPYHSTLDKAKEKKAGKGAIGTTGRGIGPCYSDKVNRIGVRVGDLMDERELRPRVEAMAKVHNEEFKVMYDVPEIDPEQVIKDYLELGQKIKPFVRDVSAMLYEAVKSGKRLVFEGAQGTILDVDQGTYPFVTSSNTVAGYASCGAGIGPTAIDQVVGVVKAYTTRVGNGPFPTELLDETGDTLRKIGNEYGATTGRNRRCGWFDAPVVRKAAVVNGLTHLAITKLDVLDTFDSIKICTHYECDGEKIENFPNQLSKVGRCVPVYEEMPGWKCDTTKCRKLEELPENARKYLNRMAELVGVKIGMISIGAKRDQSIIVDLD; translated from the coding sequence ATGGCAAATCGTGTTGTGATCGGTTCCCAATGGGGTGACGAAGGCAAGGCCAAGGTTGTTGATTTTCTGACTCTGGACGCAGACTACATCGTGCGTTTCCAGGGCGGCGCAAACGCAGGCCATACCGTAGAAGTGGGCGACAAGAAGTTCGTGTTCCACTTGATTCCCTCGGGCATTATGCACGAAGACAAAATTTGCGTGATCGGTAACGGCGTGGTGCTTGACCCGGTGCAGACGCTTGCAGAAATTGCAGACCTCCACACGAAGGGAATCAACCCGGAAGGTCGCCTGTTCATTGCCGACAACGCACACGTGGTGCTTCCGTACCACTCCACCCTCGACAAGGCCAAGGAAAAGAAGGCTGGCAAGGGCGCTATCGGTACAACGGGCCGCGGTATTGGCCCCTGCTATAGCGACAAGGTGAACCGTATCGGCGTTCGCGTGGGTGACCTCATGGACGAACGTGAACTGCGCCCCCGTGTCGAAGCGATGGCCAAGGTCCACAACGAAGAATTCAAGGTGATGTACGATGTTCCCGAAATTGATCCGGAACAGGTCATCAAGGATTACCTCGAACTCGGTCAGAAGATCAAGCCGTTCGTGCGCGACGTGAGCGCTATGCTCTATGAAGCCGTGAAGTCCGGCAAGCGTTTGGTGTTCGAAGGCGCCCAGGGCACCATTCTCGACGTGGACCAGGGTACTTACCCGTTCGTGACCTCCAGCAACACCGTTGCCGGCTATGCTAGCTGCGGCGCAGGCATTGGCCCGACTGCCATTGACCAGGTGGTGGGTGTGGTGAAGGCTTACACGACTCGCGTGGGTAACGGTCCGTTCCCGACTGAACTTTTGGATGAAACGGGCGACACGCTCCGTAAGATTGGTAACGAATACGGTGCTACCACGGGCCGTAACCGCCGCTGCGGTTGGTTCGACGCTCCGGTGGTCCGCAAGGCTGCCGTGGTGAACGGTCTCACTCACTTGGCCATCACCAAGCTCGACGTGCTCGATACCTTTGATTCTATCAAGATTTGCACTCACTACGAATGCGACGGCGAAAAGATCGAAAACTTCCCGAACCAGCTTTCCAAGGTCGGCCGCTGCGTGCCGGTTTACGAAGAAATGCCGGGCTGGAAGTGCGATACTACCAAGTGCCGCAAGCTTGAAGAACTGCCGGAAAATGCCCGCAAGTACCTGAACCGCATGGCAGAACTTGTTGGCGTGAAGATCGGTATGATCTCTATCGGTGCTAAGCGCGACCAGAGCATTATCGTAGATTTGGACTAG
- a CDS encoding Crp/Fnr family transcriptional regulator: MDSNVCGLLKGVDLFSELTEEQLGLLANLVVVQDFNRDETVVLEGDCSMKALYLIASGTVQVYMTGVDGRETILSFLERGDFFGEMSLIDGEPRSASVRTVTDAQLMIIHREPFLTLIRQTPEIAMSLLSEMSKRLRKANKQIGSLSTMSVSGRVAGTLLNLMEERGMRIHTDNGQMVTVIHNRPTQQQLADMSGTTRETVSRICSMLVKANAIAMTGKDIVIFDENALQEKATKG; this comes from the coding sequence ATGGACAGCAATGTATGTGGACTCTTGAAAGGGGTTGACCTTTTCTCAGAATTGACGGAAGAACAACTTGGCTTGCTTGCCAATTTGGTTGTTGTCCAGGACTTCAACCGCGACGAAACGGTGGTGCTCGAAGGCGACTGCTCGATGAAGGCCTTGTACCTGATTGCATCGGGAACGGTGCAGGTCTACATGACCGGCGTCGATGGTCGCGAGACGATCCTCAGTTTCTTGGAACGCGGAGACTTCTTCGGTGAAATGTCGCTCATCGACGGCGAACCGAGGTCCGCCTCGGTGCGCACCGTGACCGACGCCCAGTTGATGATCATTCACCGGGAACCGTTCCTTACTCTTATTCGTCAGACTCCTGAAATTGCAATGTCCTTGCTTTCTGAAATGAGCAAGCGACTCCGCAAGGCGAATAAGCAGATCGGTTCCCTTTCCACCATGTCTGTGAGCGGCCGCGTGGCGGGCACTCTCCTGAACTTGATGGAAGAACGCGGTATGCGCATTCACACCGACAACGGCCAGATGGTGACGGTGATTCACAATCGTCCGACGCAACAGCAGCTGGCGGACATGTCGGGTACCACGCGCGAAACCGTGAGCCGCATTTGCTCCATGCTTGTAAAGGCGAATGCAATTGCCATGACCGGCAAGGATATCGTTATCTTTGACGAGAACGCCTTGCAGGAAAAAGCAACTAAAGGGTAG
- a CDS encoding PASTA domain-containing protein — protein MDKVKNIANKVLAWLKTAPVVKAIGIWVVLLIILAFAVDKLVMPIFSGHFASTGEVPNLEGMTQEAAEKALDEAGFKYEWLAEGRYNAQIPEGLVLVQMPAAGRTAKLGRTVKLTKSLGLREVEIPDLRGKSQKQAAISLSRAGLVQGAIVKGAHQSIPRGVVIRTIPFAGQKVRVGDTVKVVISAGATQGKTLLPDFSGEQIDNVYAKIDALGFRVGKVKRKKDEEGRAPGTVIETSPRHGDYLPPDSKIDFVIAD, from the coding sequence ATGGATAAAGTAAAGAATATTGCGAACAAAGTTCTGGCTTGGCTCAAGACGGCGCCGGTTGTGAAGGCGATTGGTATTTGGGTCGTCCTTTTGATTATTCTCGCTTTTGCGGTGGACAAGTTGGTGATGCCGATTTTCTCGGGCCATTTTGCCTCTACGGGTGAAGTTCCGAATTTGGAAGGTATGACCCAGGAAGCGGCAGAAAAGGCGCTGGACGAAGCGGGCTTTAAGTATGAATGGCTTGCAGAAGGCCGCTATAACGCCCAGATCCCGGAAGGGTTGGTGCTTGTGCAGATGCCTGCAGCCGGCCGTACCGCAAAGCTTGGCCGTACCGTCAAACTCACCAAGAGCTTGGGACTTCGCGAAGTGGAAATTCCCGACTTGCGTGGTAAGAGCCAGAAACAGGCCGCAATTTCTTTGAGTCGTGCAGGCCTTGTGCAAGGCGCGATCGTGAAGGGCGCTCACCAGAGCATTCCCCGCGGTGTCGTGATTCGCACAATCCCGTTTGCAGGCCAGAAGGTTCGTGTCGGCGATACGGTGAAGGTCGTTATCTCGGCTGGCGCAACTCAGGGCAAGACGCTTCTTCCCGATTTTAGCGGCGAACAGATCGATAATGTGTATGCCAAAATCGATGCTCTCGGTTTTAGAGTCGGAAAGGTCAAGCGCAAGAAAGATGAAGAAGGCCGTGCTCCTGGCACCGTCATTGAAACATCTCCGAGACATGGCGATTATCTGCCGCCTGATTCCAAGATCGATTTCGTGATTGCGGACTAA
- a CDS encoding formylglycine-generating enzyme family protein yields MKFRLFATLLIVFSLVACTATGDSVEDSPSDLDGGSDGGNSGNKNSGNKENSSSSSEDPQENEDLSDLVEMANIPAMSFIRGEATFTVSSYSISVTEVTQGLYRKVMGSVAKDDSLGDDYPIFNVSWYDAVLFCNALSKKVGLDTAYVYESIVGGVELNKLSIDYAAKSVRLPTEMEWEVAARAGTLTTYYWDTDVASKYAYYAQSKGPVAVGGFIPNAAGLYDMAGNVAEWVNDWYYAYPTVSQENYAGPAEGDYKVIRGGGWSDKAPALASGERDKKAPKHHSQTIGFRIVYSEGI; encoded by the coding sequence ATGAAGTTCCGTTTGTTTGCAACATTGCTTATTGTCTTTTCTCTAGTAGCTTGCACGGCTACGGGGGATTCCGTAGAGGATTCGCCTTCTGATTTGGATGGTGGTTCTGATGGCGGTAATTCCGGCAATAAGAATTCTGGCAACAAGGAAAATTCTAGTTCTTCGTCTGAAGACCCTCAAGAAAATGAAGACTTGTCTGATTTGGTAGAAATGGCGAATATCCCGGCCATGAGTTTTATCCGCGGCGAGGCGACATTTACGGTGAGCAGCTATTCCATAAGCGTGACCGAAGTGACCCAGGGCTTGTACCGTAAGGTGATGGGTTCTGTGGCTAAAGATGATTCTTTAGGCGATGATTACCCGATTTTTAACGTGAGCTGGTACGATGCGGTTTTGTTCTGCAACGCCCTTTCTAAAAAGGTAGGACTAGATACGGCTTATGTGTACGAGTCTATTGTCGGCGGTGTGGAGCTGAACAAGTTGTCTATCGATTATGCCGCCAAGTCGGTGCGACTTCCGACGGAAATGGAATGGGAAGTTGCCGCTCGTGCCGGAACGCTGACCACCTATTATTGGGATACCGATGTGGCCTCCAAGTATGCGTATTATGCACAAAGTAAAGGCCCCGTGGCAGTGGGCGGATTCATTCCCAACGCCGCAGGCCTTTACGATATGGCGGGAAACGTGGCCGAATGGGTGAACGACTGGTACTACGCTTACCCGACGGTGTCGCAGGAAAACTATGCGGGCCCTGCCGAGGGGGACTACAAGGTGATTCGTGGCGGGGGATGGTCCGACAAGGCTCCGGCGCTGGCCTCGGG